The Pan paniscus chromosome 1, NHGRI_mPanPan1-v2.0_pri, whole genome shotgun sequence genome has a segment encoding these proteins:
- the LOC100985779 gene encoding histone H2A type 2-B — protein MSGRGKQGGKARAKAKSRSSRAGLQFPVGRVHRLLRKGNYAERVGAGAPVYLAAVLEYLTAEILELAGNAARDNKKTRIIPRHLQLAVRNDEELNKLLGGVTIAQGGVLPNIQAVLLPKKTESHKPGKNK, from the coding sequence ATGTCAGGACGCGGAAAGCAGGGAGGCAAGGCCCGCGCTAAGGCCAAGTCGCGCTCGTCCCGCGCTGGCCTCCAGTTCCCGGTGGGGCGAGTGCACCGCTTGCTGCGCAAAGGCAACTACGCGGAGCGGGTCGGGGCAGGCGCCCCGGTGTACCTGGCGGCGGTCCTCGAGTACCTGACCGCGGAAATTCTGGAGTTGGCGGGCAACGCGGCTCGGGACAACAAGAAGACGCGCATCATCCCTCGCCATCTACAACTAGCCGTGAGGAATGACGAAGAGCTCAACAAGTTACTCGGGGGTGTCACCATTGCCCAGGGCGGCGTCTTGCCCAATATCCAGGCTGTCCTGTTGCCCAAGAAAACGGAGAGTCACAAGCCTGGCAAGAACAAGTAA
- the LOC103785886 gene encoding histone H2A type 2-C gives MSGRGKQGGKARAKAKSRSSRAGLQFPVGRVHRLLRKGNYAERVGAGAPVYMAAVLEYLTAEILELAGNAARDNKKTRIIPRHLQLAIRNDEELNKLLGKVTIAQGGVLPNIQAVLLPKKTESHKAKSK, from the coding sequence ATGTCTGGTCGTGGCAAACAAGGAGGCAAGGCCCGCGCCAAGGCCAAGTCGCGCTCGTCCCGCGCTGGCCTCCAGTTCCCGGTAGGGCGAGTGCATCGCTTGCTGCGCAAAGGCAACTACGCGGAGCGGGTGGGGGCCGGCGCGCCCGTCTACATGGCGGCGGTCCTCGAGTACCTGACCGCCGAGATCCTGGAGCTGGCGGGCAACGCGGCTCGGGACAACAAGAAGACGCGCATCATCCCTCGTCACCTCCAGCTGGCCATCCGCAACGACGAGGAACTGAACAAGCTGCTGGGCAAAGTCACCATCGCCCAGGGCGGCGTTTTGCCTAACATCCAGGCCGTTCTGTTACCAAAGAAAACCGAAAGCCACAAAGccaaaagcaaataa
- the LOC100985433 gene encoding histone H2B type 2-E, producing the protein MPEPAKSAPAPKKGSKKAVTKAQKKDGKKRKRSRKESYSIYVYKVLKQVHPDTGISSKAMGIMNSFVNDIFERIAGEASRLAHYNKRSTITSREIQTAVRLLLPGELAKHAVSEGTKAVTKYTSSK; encoded by the coding sequence ATGCCTGAACCGGCAAAATCCGCTCCGGCCCCTAAAAAAGGCTCCAAGAAAGCCGTCACCAAAGCCCAGAAGAAAGACGGCAAGAAGCGCAAGCGCAGCCGCAAAGAGAGCTATTCCATCTACGTGTACAAGGTGCTGAAGCAGGTCCACCCCGACACCGGCATCTCGTCCAAGGCCATGGGCATCATGAACTCCTTCGTCAACGACATCTTCGAGCGCATCGCGGGAGAGGCTTCCCGCCTGGCGCACTACAACAAGCGCTCCACCATCACATCCCGCGAGATCCAGACGGCCGTGCGCCTGCTGCTGCCCGGCGAGCTGGCCAAGCACGCCGTGTCCGAGGGCACCAAGGCGGTCACCAAGTACACCAGCTCCAAGTGA